The genomic DNA TTAATGAAGTTTTCGATTTATTTGTAGACTTAAATGCAACAGATGAGCAATGCGAATTTCCTATAATATATGGTATTGCTAAACAAGGTATTGCTAAACTTGAAATGGATGATGATAGTGAAGACCTTTCTCCTCTATTTAAAACTATTGTAAATCACGTTGAAGCTTATCCTAATTACGATAATGAACCTCTACAGTTCCAAATATCAGCTCTTGCATATGATGATTATGTAGGTAGACTTGGTATAGGTAGAATTTACAAAGGTACTCTTAAAAACAATACACAAGTTGCTATATGTAGAGAAGATTCTGTTGTATCTAAAGGAAAAGTATCAAAACTTTCTGTGTATGAAGGTTTAAAACAAGTTGAAGTTGATGAAGCTACTAGTGGAGAAATAGTTGTTATAGCTGGTATTCCTGATATATCTATAGGTGAAACTATATGCGATTTAGATAGTCCACTACCTATGGAAATGATAAAAATAGAAGAGCCTACTCTTTCTATGAACTTCTTAGTAAACGACTCTCCATTCGTTGGAAAAAGTGGAAAATTCGTTACAACTAGACATTTGAAAGATAGACTTGAAAAGGAACTTGAAGTAAATGTTGGTCTTAAAGTTGAACCTCTTGATACTACTGATGGATACAAAGTTTCTGGACGTGGAGAGCTTCACTTATCTATACTACTTGAAAATATGAGACGTGAAGGTTATGAAGTTGGTGTTTCTAAACCTGAAGTTTTAATGCATAAAGAAGATGGAAAACTAATGGAACCAATAGAAAGAGTTGTTGTAAACTGTCCTGAAGTTTACTCTGGTACTATTATAAATGAATTAAACATGAGAAAAGGTATGATGGAGTCTATGTCAATAGAAGGAGACTATGTAAAAATAGAGTTCTTAGCACCTACTCGTGGTCTTTTAGGATATCGAAGTGAATTTATAAACGCTACTCGTGGAGAAGGTACTTTAGTTCGTTCATTTGAAAAATTTGAAGAATTTAAAGGAGAAATACCTTCAAGAGGAAATGGTGTTTTAATAGCACAAGGACCTGGTGTTACTATGGGGTATTCTCTTAATGCCTTAAGTGATAGAGCTGTAATGTTTGTAGACCCTGGTGTAGAAGTTTACGAAGGTATGATAATTGGTATGAATTCCAGAAAAGATGATATGGTAGTCAACCCTTGTAAAAACAAGAAAATGAGTAACGTACGTGCTTCTGGTTCAGATGATGCTATAAAATTATCTCCTCCTAGAATATTTACTCTTGAAGAAGCACTAGAGTTTATAGAAGATGATGAATTAGTTGAAATTACACCTGATTCTATAAGACTTAGAAAAAGATTCTTAAATGAACATGATAGATTAAGATATAACAAATCTAGACAAGGTAAATAAAACGTACATTTACCTCTAATTAACAAAATAGCCATATAGTACTGAAAAATTATTTCAGTTTATATGGCTATTTTTATTTGAAATTTATATTATTCAACATTTATATAATTAGCTGCTTGAACGGCTGCAATAGCTCCATCTGATGCTGCTGTTATTATTTGACGTAAAAACTTAGTTCTACTATCTCCTGCTACATATACACCTTCTACTGATGTTGTACAAGACTCATCTGAAATTATATATCCACCTTCATCCAAATCAAGAACATTTTCAAACATTTTATTATTAGGTTTAAGACCTATAGCAATAAAAATACCACTAACATCTATAGTTCTTTTTTCTTCAGTCTTTAAGTTTTTTACTTCTATTTTCGATACAGTCTTTTCTCCTTCTATTTTTTCTACACCATGACTGTAAAGTATCTCAATATTCTCTCTTGCTTTCACAGATTTCTCCAACACTTCTTCACCTCTAAAACTATCTCTTCTGTGAATTAAATACACTTTTGTACAATTATTAGCTAAAAATAAAGCATCTTCTAGTGCAGTATTTCCTCCACCTACTATAGCAACTTCTTTATCTTTAAAAAAGGCTCCATCACATGTTGCACAGTAAGATACTCCTCTACCTGTAAATTCTTGTTCCCCTGCACAACCTAATTTACGTCTTTCAACTCCATTTGCAAGAATAACAGCCTTTGCTTTATGTTCACCTGAAGAAGTTTTTACAACCTTTACTTTTCCCTCTAAATTTATCTCTTCAACCTCATCAAACTGAATATCAACACCTTGAGCAACTGCTTGATTGTATATATTATTAGAAAATTCTACCCCAGAAATCTTTTGAACTGCTGGATAATTTTCTACCTCAGAGGTACTTGCAACTTGACCTCCATAAATATTTTTTTCAAATACTGTAACGCTTAACCCTGCTCTCATAGCATAAATTGCTGAAGTTAAACCTGCTGGTCCAGCACCAATTACAATGATATCTACCATAACGTTTACCTCTCTTTATATTATTATTTCTTATATATTATTCTCATCATTCTTATACTTTACTATTATTATCCATATATACTATAAACAAAACATTATTTTTTATTAATTAACTTTATTTTACATATATATAAAAAAACTGCAAATAAAAATTAACTTTTATTTACAGTTCTCACTTATTTATATAATTCAAAACCTTATTGGTTATCATTTACAGTGTCTTCTAATATATTGCTTTCTGATATATATGATAGAATTGAAAGTCCATACATAACCAAAACTAATGCTGCTGTTATAAGTACTATTCCCATATTTAATACCTCCTTTTGTTTACAGTATACTATTATTATGTGAAATATTTATGAATTTAATTTGAATATATATGTAATTTCACACTAACAATTTCTTCAAATTAAACATTATTAACTATATACTTTTGTTGAACCAATTATGATTAATAGTTTAAATATTAGCACTATTTACTTATATTTATATGATATACCATATAATTACATTTTTCAAATTAAAGTTTTGTAAACTTTTTTTGTAATATAGTGTAGTATAAAATTGTAATATTACAGATATTTAATAGTTATCTTTTAATTACTTTCATTAAAAACAGCTTCATCACTATGAAAATCTAGGTTTTTAAACTTTTAAAAAAGTTAAAAAAATATTTTTCTAATACTCAATTTGATTACAATTTTTTTACAATTTAAAAAATATTTTTTCCAAATTTTTATATTAATACTTGACTTTGTCTGTTTTATAAACTAGAATAATTAATAATATTAAGAATATTGAAAGGCATTGATTAGGAAGAGTAAATCTGAATCGATTACCAGAGAAGGAAACTACTAGCTGAAATGTTTCCCTAATTAGAAGGATTGAAAACTACCTAGGAGCTTCTATCCGAAGTTATCTTAATGATTTTAGTAGGAATAGACGTTTTTATTACTTGCGTTAAAGTATCAAGTGGATTTTTTAAAATCAATTTGGGTGGAACCGCGGGAAACAGATTCTCGTCCCTTTTTTAGGGATGAGGGTCTTTTTTTATTACCTAAATTCAGTTTTTAAAATATTCTGTATCTAATTTAATTAGCTAATTAAAAATTTAAAATATATGGAGGATTATAAAAAATGTATTATTCAAGTACGAGAGGCACCGAAGAAAAAGTAACTGCATCACAAGCAATAATAAAAGGAATATCAAGTGATGGTGGTCTTTATGTTCCAAGTGAATTTCCCAATGTAAAAAATGAACTTATAAATTTAGTAAATTTAACGTATTCTCAGATAGCATTTTTTGTACTTAGTAAATTTTTATGTGATTTTACTGAAGATGAAATTAAAAATTGTATAGAAAATGCATATGATGAAAAGTTTGATTGTAGTAGTATAGCTCCATTAAATAAAGTAAATGATACTTATTTCTTAGAACTATATCACGGTCCAACTTTAGCATTTAAAGATATGGCACTTACTATAATGCCTCATCTTCTTAAAACATCTATAAAGAAAGATAATTTAGAGAAAGATGTTGTGATTCTTACTGCTACATCTGGAGATACAGGTAAAGCTGCACTTGAGGGATTTAAAGATATAGATAAAATAAAGATAATTGTATTCTTCCCAGAAGATGGTGTAAGCCCAGTACAAAAACTTCAAATGAAAACTCAAACTGGAAAAAATACATATGTAGTTGGTATAAAAGGAAATTTTGATGATGCACAATCAGGTGTAAAGAAGATTTTTTCTGATAAAGAATTTAATCAAAAACTATTGGATAATAATTATATATTATCTTCTGCAAATTCAATTAATATAGGAAGACTTCTTCCACAAGTTGCATACTATTTTTATTCATATATGAAATTAGTTAGCAATAGTGAGATAAATTTAAATGATAAAATAAATTTTGTTGTCCCAACTGGTAATTTTGGTAATATTCTAGCTGGATATTATGCCAAACAAATGGGTCTTCCAATAAACAAATTGATATGTGCATCAAATGATAATAATGTTCTTTATGATTTCTTTAAAACTGGTGTATATGATAAAAATAGAACATTGAAATTAACTACTTCTCCTTCTATGGATATATTAATTTCAAGTAATTTAGAACGATTACTGTTTGAAATATCAAATAGAAATACTGATATTGTAAATAAGCTTTTATCAGACCTTAGTGATAAAGGAGTCTACAAAATAAGTGATGATATGGAAAAAAATTTAGCCTCATTCTATGGAGAATATTCAAATGAAGAAGAAGTTAAAAGCACGATAAACAATGTGTTTAAAAATTATAATTATTTGATAGATACTCATACTGCTGTTGCATACAATTGTTATGAAAAATATAAAAAAGAAACTTCTGATAACACAAAAACTGTTATTGTAAGTACTGCAAGTCCATTCAAGTTTTCTGAAGATGTTCTAAAGTCTATAGATTGTGATTTTAAAGACCTTGATGACTTTGCTATAATTGATAGATTATCAAGTATTTCTAAAATAGATATTCCAAAACCTATTAAAAATCTTAAAAATGCAGAAATACTACATAAAGATATTTATGAAAAAGATGAATTAAAACTAGCTATAAAAAAATTCTTAAAGGTATAGGTGATTATTATGTTAGAGATTATAGTTCCTGCAACAAGTGCTAATATAGGTCCAGGATTTGATTGTCTTGGAATTGCGTTAAATATATACAATAAATTTTATGTTGAAGAAATTGAAAGTGGTCTTGAAATAGAAGGTTGTGAAGATGCTTACAAAAACGAAAACAACTTAGTTTATACATCTATGAAGTACTTTTTTGATAGAGTTAAACCAGAAAAAATACCTGCTGGTATCAAAATAAAAATCCAAAGTGAAGTACCTATATGTAGAGGTCTTGGCAGTAGTGCCTCTTGTATAGTAGCTGGAGTTATAGCTGCAAATGCTCTATCAGGTGCTAATTTAGATAAAAATCAATTACTAAATATAGCTTCAGAAATAGAAGGTCACCCAGATAATGTTGCTCCTGCTATTTTAGGAAATATGATTGTATCTGTTACTGATAATGAGAACATACATTATGATATTATAAAAATTCCTGAAGAACTTAAATTTTGTGCAATGATACCTAATTTTAAGTTATCAACAGAAAAAGCTAGAGGTGTTTTACCAAAGGAAATACCATATTCTGATGGGGTATTCAATGTTAGTAGAGTTGCTTTACTAATATCTGCCTTACTAAACAAAAACTTTGACCTACTTAAAGTAGCTTGTCAAGACAAATTGCATCAAGATTATAGAGGAACTCTAATTGAGAACTACAATGATATTGTTGAAAAATCTGAACAATTAAATAGTATTGGAGTATTTTTAAGTGGAGCTGGACCTACTATAATGTCTTTAATAAAAGAAAATGATGATAGTTTTGTGGATAATATGAAAAATTACCTACAAAAACTAAAATCTGATTGGGAAATAAAAGAGTTATGTTGCGATTCTAATGGAGCTGTTTTAAATATAATATAATTATCGTCTTCTATACAAAATATAACTACTCTTTTATTATAATTTGTAGTATAATAATTAGGACTAGGTAATAATATTAAGTATTATAATCTAGTTCTTTAAACATGTTTACATTGAGGAGGGATTATCATAAAAGAGTTAATAATTAGAGATTTAGTTGCAAAAGTTCCTATAATTCAAGGTGGAATGGGCGTTGGTATATCTAGGTCATCACTAGCTGGTGCAGTTGCTAAGCTTGGTGGTGTTGGTGTAATTTCTGGAGTTCAAATTGGATATGATGAGGAAGATTTTGAAACTAATACTATAAATGCAAATTTAAGAGCTATAAAAAAACATATTTCTAAGGCCAAAGAAATCTCAAATGGTGGTATTATTGGTATTAATTTTATGGTAGCTATGAAAGAATATGAAACATACGTAAAGGAAGCTGTTAAAGCTGGTGTAGACCTTATAATATCTGGAGCTGGATTACCTAATAAGCTACCATCATTAGTAAAGGGAAGTAATGTAAAAATAGCACCCATAGTTTCAACTGCAAAAGCTGCTAATGTAATTTTAAAAATGTGGGATAGAAAAGAGAAAACTACTGCTGACTTAATAGTTGTTGAAGGTCCAAAAGCTGGTGGTCACCTTGGATACTCTAACGAGGAACTTGATAACATAGATTCTATAGACTATGATAAGGAATTTGTTGAAATTTTAAAGGTTGCAAATACTTATGGAGAAAAATTTGGTAGAAACATACCAGTAGTTGCTGCTGGTGGTATAACTTCTAGTAGTGATGTTAAAAAATATATAGATATGGGTGCAAGTGGTGTACAAGTTGGTACAAGATTTGTTGCTACTTACGAATGTGATGCCCATGAGAACTTTAAAATGGCATACATAAATGCTAGTGAAGAAGATGTTCATATAGTTAAAAGTCCTGTAGGTCTTCCTGGACGCGCCATAAGAAACAAATTTATAGAAGAAGTTAAAATAAATCGTCCAGAAATAAAGAAGTGCTATAATTGTTTGATTCCTTGTAATCCAAAAGAAACTCCTTACTGTATTTCTCAAGCTCTAATCAATGCAGTTAAAGGAGATGTTGAAAATTCACTTTTATTTTGTGGAAATGATGCCTATAAAATTGATAAATTAAGTACTGTTGAAGATGTTATCAATGAATTGATTTCTGAATTATAATTTAAAGAAAACTAAATTAAGATTTTATCAAGCTAAGGAGTTTAAATACGTTATTTATTAATCTTTATAAACATATTTATGTCCTTAGCTTTTTTGTGTCAATTTACTTTTATGGAAATTTTAATTTAATTAGAAATAGTATTAACCTTTATAACTAATCTTCTTTTACAAGTACATTGGTTATTTCAGCTATATATAAAGTATGATAATCTTTTTGTGGATACCATCTTCCATCTATACCTTCAGCAATAAAACATTGAGGTTCAAGTTTCTGACTATACATTTTTTTGCATATAATAGCCATTTTAGATTCTTTAAAATAAGGTGTATCATTTAAGTGTTCTATATTAAATCCAATCTGTGATATCTTATCCTCTTCTCTACCAGATACTTTTCCACAATATGAAAGCTCTTTACGAAAATCTTCATCAAAAAATGTAAGAGAAAATTTATCTGTATTATCTATAAATTCCTTAGTATAACGCTGTGGTCTTATTACTACAAAAGCAACATCTTTTCCCCACATAACTCCAAGCCCTCCCCAGCTAGCAGTCATTGTATTCACTTTACCTTCATTTTCTGCTGTTATAAGTGTCCAATCTTTACCTATCAATCCAAATGGATTATTTTTAATCTCTTCTGCCAAAATTTCTTTAAAATCACTCATATCTCTAATAACCTCTCATTCTCTTATATTTATATTCCTTTTATTTTCGTGATAAATTATAAATGAAGTCTAGTTTTGAAAATAAAATACTTTTTTAAATATATTATTGCAAATAAGTAAATATATATATACACTCTTATTTTTTAATATATTTAATAATTTCACTCAGAATATATATATTCTTTACTCAAATTAAATATAACTTATATACTTTATGTGTAAATTGTGGTAAAAATATTATTTAATCAAATCAAAACTTGATTTATATACCTGGAAAAGGTATTATATTAAAGAGTGCTTAAAATACGCATTTCATAAATAGCTATATATAAAATAATAAATAAGGAGAGTGATGGGCAATGGATACTAGTCCGTTGCGGAGAGAATTTTTTACATTTTCATCACTTAATAATATCTAAAATCAAAACTAATACATATATTCAGTTATATAAATTAGTTAATTAATAGATACTATTAAATGATGAGATTTATATAAAACTGAATAAAGGATGTGTTGCCATGATAAGATATTACAAAACTATAGATTCAAAATTAGAGAAACTTAGTTTTTTTGAAGATGGCTGTTGGATAAATCTTGTTGAACCTAATCATAGTGAAATCAACGAAATTTCTAATTTATTAAATATAGATGTAGAAAGCATAGAATCTGCACTAGATGAAGAAGAACGCTCAAGAATAGATGTTGAAGACAATCATACTCTTATACTTATAGATATACCAGTAGACGAAAGTGACTCTAATTCTTCTCATTATACTACAATACCCTTAGGTATTATACTAACTGAAGAAGCTATTGTAACAGTTTGTGATGCACAAACTAAGATTTTAAATGACTTTATAGTTGGTCATATTAAAGATTTTTTTACGTTTAAAAAGACTCGCTTTTTGCTTCAAATTCTTCACAAAAATGCAGCTTATTACTTGCATTACTTAAGAAAAATAAATAAAATGACAATCATAATAGAGCGAGAAATTTACAAATCAATGAAAAACAAAGAATTGGTTCAATTATTGGAATTAGAAAAATCTTTGGTATACTTCTCTACCTCACTAAAATCTAATGAACTTGTTTTAAACAAAATGGTTAGAACTGCTGGTATAAAGAAGTATCCAGATGATGAAGACCTATTAGAAGATGTTATAGTTGAAAATAGACAGGCTCTTGATATGGCTAAAATATATGGAGATATATTGAGTAGAATTATGGATGCTTTCAGTGCAATTATAAGTAATAATCAGAATAATGTTATGCAAATTTTAACAGTAGTTACACTAATTTTCTCAATACCTACAATAATATCAGGATTCTTTGGTATGAATGTCATCAACATGCCATTTTCTAATAACCCAAACGGATTTTGGATAATACTTCTTATTACCTCTATAATATGTATAGTGATTACA from Clostridioides difficile ATCC 9689 = DSM 1296 includes the following:
- the typA gene encoding translational GTPase TypA, which translates into the protein MSQKHKIINIAVIAHVDAGKSTLVDAFLSQSGVFRKNEVVKDCVMDSNDLEKERGITIYSKNCAINYEDYKINIVDTPGHSDFSSEVERVMKTVDTVILLVDASEGPMPQTRFVLQKSLEFGLKPILFINKIDKKDQRAEEVVNEVFDLFVDLNATDEQCEFPIIYGIAKQGIAKLEMDDDSEDLSPLFKTIVNHVEAYPNYDNEPLQFQISALAYDDYVGRLGIGRIYKGTLKNNTQVAICREDSVVSKGKVSKLSVYEGLKQVEVDEATSGEIVVIAGIPDISIGETICDLDSPLPMEMIKIEEPTLSMNFLVNDSPFVGKSGKFVTTRHLKDRLEKELEVNVGLKVEPLDTTDGYKVSGRGELHLSILLENMRREGYEVGVSKPEVLMHKEDGKLMEPIERVVVNCPEVYSGTIINELNMRKGMMESMSIEGDYVKIEFLAPTRGLLGYRSEFINATRGEGTLVRSFEKFEEFKGEIPSRGNGVLIAQGPGVTMGYSLNALSDRAVMFVDPGVEVYEGMIIGMNSRKDDMVVNPCKNKKMSNVRASGSDDAIKLSPPRIFTLEEALEFIEDDELVEITPDSIRLRKRFLNEHDRLRYNKSRQGK
- the trxB gene encoding thioredoxin-disulfide reductase; its protein translation is MVDIIVIGAGPAGLTSAIYAMRAGLSVTVFEKNIYGGQVASTSEVENYPAVQKISGVEFSNNIYNQAVAQGVDIQFDEVEEINLEGKVKVVKTSSGEHKAKAVILANGVERRKLGCAGEQEFTGRGVSYCATCDGAFFKDKEVAIVGGGNTALEDALFLANNCTKVYLIHRRDSFRGEEVLEKSVKARENIEILYSHGVEKIEGEKTVSKIEVKNLKTEEKRTIDVSGIFIAIGLKPNNKMFENVLDLDEGGYIISDESCTTSVEGVYVAGDSRTKFLRQIITAASDGAIAAVQAANYINVE
- the thrC gene encoding threonine synthase, yielding MYYSSTRGTEEKVTASQAIIKGISSDGGLYVPSEFPNVKNELINLVNLTYSQIAFFVLSKFLCDFTEDEIKNCIENAYDEKFDCSSIAPLNKVNDTYFLELYHGPTLAFKDMALTIMPHLLKTSIKKDNLEKDVVILTATSGDTGKAALEGFKDIDKIKIIVFFPEDGVSPVQKLQMKTQTGKNTYVVGIKGNFDDAQSGVKKIFSDKEFNQKLLDNNYILSSANSINIGRLLPQVAYYFYSYMKLVSNSEINLNDKINFVVPTGNFGNILAGYYAKQMGLPINKLICASNDNNVLYDFFKTGVYDKNRTLKLTTSPSMDILISSNLERLLFEISNRNTDIVNKLLSDLSDKGVYKISDDMEKNLASFYGEYSNEEEVKSTINNVFKNYNYLIDTHTAVAYNCYEKYKKETSDNTKTVIVSTASPFKFSEDVLKSIDCDFKDLDDFAIIDRLSSISKIDIPKPIKNLKNAEILHKDIYEKDELKLAIKKFLKV
- the thrB gene encoding homoserine kinase, with product MLEIIVPATSANIGPGFDCLGIALNIYNKFYVEEIESGLEIEGCEDAYKNENNLVYTSMKYFFDRVKPEKIPAGIKIKIQSEVPICRGLGSSASCIVAGVIAANALSGANLDKNQLLNIASEIEGHPDNVAPAILGNMIVSVTDNENIHYDIIKIPEELKFCAMIPNFKLSTEKARGVLPKEIPYSDGVFNVSRVALLISALLNKNFDLLKVACQDKLHQDYRGTLIENYNDIVEKSEQLNSIGVFLSGAGPTIMSLIKENDDSFVDNMKNYLQKLKSDWEIKELCCDSNGAVLNII
- a CDS encoding flavin reductase family protein, with amino-acid sequence MSDFKEILAEEIKNNPFGLIGKDWTLITAENEGKVNTMTASWGGLGVMWGKDVAFVVIRPQRYTKEFIDNTDKFSLTFFDEDFRKELSYCGKVSGREEDKISQIGFNIEHLNDTPYFKESKMAIICKKMYSQKLEPQCFIAEGIDGRWYPQKDYHTLYIAEITNVLVKED
- a CDS encoding magnesium transporter CorA family protein, producing MIRYYKTIDSKLEKLSFFEDGCWINLVEPNHSEINEISNLLNIDVESIESALDEEERSRIDVEDNHTLILIDIPVDESDSNSSHYTTIPLGIILTEEAIVTVCDAQTKILNDFIVGHIKDFFTFKKTRFLLQILHKNAAYYLHYLRKINKMTIIIEREIYKSMKNKELVQLLELEKSLVYFSTSLKSNELVLNKMVRTAGIKKYPDDEDLLEDVIVENRQALDMAKIYGDILSRIMDAFSAIISNNQNNVMQILTVVTLIFSIPTIISGFFGMNVINMPFSNNPNGFWIILLITSIICIVITFFMSRNKLL